TTACAGTTGTATAGTTGCACTTTAAACTGAATCGTGCTGAATTGCAGTGCGGCAAAATCAAGACAAACTTCTTGACACGCCACCATGCACCTTGCTCCACTTGTCAACATTCACATACATGTGGTGTGaaagctgcagcctcagatATATTTAAAACTATGAGGACTCCCCACAGTATCTCTCTATCCTCGCCAGGGACCGAAAAGGCCTCGAGGTTAAGCTTGAGAAAATAACCTCATGGCTCGCCAGCACAAAGCTTTATTTAACCCCACGGCTGTGATCCGCACCTTTGACAAGGTAGACTACTGCTGCTGCGAAAAGtgatgcaaaaagaaaaaaataatgatacaaGAACACCCCCCACACCacccttttcctcctcctcttcccctcccccagGCTGTGATAACTGCGATTGGGCTTCTATTTCAATCACATACTTGCTGTAAGAGTAAAAAGAGTGAGAATCAAGGCCTGTGGGGgaagaggtggtggaggtggcgggggtgaggggggggtcacaaagacaagagaggagGCTGTGGGAGCACTGATAGCGTCTCTGCGACTCTGCGTTTGGTTTCCTGTTCTGAGTCAGTGTGTAACCCTGAGTTTGAACGTTGTCACATCAACAATGTCCTTGTGtgtgcgtctctctctctttctctctctctctctcacttcagCTTCTTCTTTTACGAGGATTATCAAAAtgtcagacagcagctgcatttaaaacatgtcCTATTTCTGACAAATTAGTCAAAAATACGTCTTTAAACATGTGAATGCTTTTGATGAAGTCTGACTGAGCAACTGAGAGCCAGACAGAGGGGTGACTTTGGTTCTCTCTCCACCCTGCAGGTTGCCAtatgttttgaaatgttgaGACGAACTTTAAGATTTACTCTGCTCTAGTGTGAAATTCTGTGAATTTGTGTCTGATGTTCCATCTTTGCTCACACCATGTGAGAAATCATTGCTATGTACTCATTAGTAGGAGGAGAAGTGTGCTTAAAAATTCCAGTGTTGCTAAATTCTATGGACTGATTTCtctttttgatcattttcagcAGGTAAAACATGTCAAAAGTAATCATAAAGttatcagaaaaatgtcagtcacacaTACAAAATGGGGTCTTGTATTAAATAGTATAAATAAtaccaaaaataaacagtggtTCTCACATATTTGGCTGTAAGTGGGAGCCTGTAACAATAAGAGGAGACCAAGTCTAACAGGCAatttaactgatttatttttgttttatgcaaATGCACAGAAATTGTGGCACCAGTGGACTCTTTTATCAAAACatgaatcagtgtttttgtttgcctGTCATGGCTGACtaacatgaaaatgaatttctgagagagggaggggaagaaagagagagaaaaagagtgtgagtgtgtgtgagtgtgtgagagagtgtgtttcGGTGTGAGAAGTATAGAGGGTTTGTGGTGTCTCTCTAGCAGCTCGTGCCTGATAATTGAGACATTCAGAGTAAATGTGGACAGAGATCGGGACAGTGCTGTGTCCTCTGAGCCGGGCTCCGCTGTAGTGTCGCCGCTGTGTGTGAGTATGGGAcatgtgttttcagctttacGCCGCTGCTATCTGCGCTTTGCTTGCAGCTCTCTAAACTTGCTGCAGCTGCATCAAACAAACTTTGTTCCCACATCGTCACGAAAAAAAAATCGATAGCGCTCTGCTTTCCTCCGGCCTTGAACACAGCCCAAATCTTCGCTATGATTTGCATTTTGAGCCTGACAGATTTCTCCAAAAagctttttcctctcctcctacGTGGTGGTTTTTACGCATCCGATTATAAACTGGCACCGCAGTGAATCCTGTCCTTGCGTTGGCTTCAGCGGACAGCCCAGTTGGATCCGTTTGACGGGGCCGGGAGGGGGCTTTAATGATGTAAAACAGTAAGGCTGAAGTCAGTGCGGGTAAGCTGAAGCAGTGTAACTGTAAAGGGATACTTCGGCTCCCCACCAGCAGGCTGTTGTGCGGAGCGGCCGCGCGCGTCTCATTAACGGGATCACTTTACAAGCGTCAAACAAATAGGTCATTATCCATCACACGGCAGCCCCTGCCCGCATGGCCCATCCACACACGCGTACATTTTACGTCTTATCACAGTCAAATTACATAGCGTGTTTTTGAAGCATGTGGCTTGATGAGATTCCAAAATTACTTCAAAAAGTCGCGATAATGTTTTTAATCCATGTTGAGTTCAGGCTTGTAGTGTCAATCTGACTGTCCTGCGCTCAAACCCAATCTCGGTTTTAATGTATTTGAATGTCTTGCAGCGTTTACACAGCATTTCTAACCACTTAGAAATTAAAATGTACCAGAAACGCTCTATGTCCCTGCAAACAACTATAATTTTAGAGATACTTTTAAGCTTTTTTCGTTTAAAGTTAGTTAACTGTGTTATAATAATATCTGTGAATTAATATCACACTTCATAACCCACTATAGGCTAATACTTTAGATCATACAGATTTAGTCAAAGCTACCCGTAAACGCCACAGGACATAAAGCATTCCTGTAAACCGAGTCCTGTTTACAGCTGTACCATTAAGGACATTCAATATGTTCTACTCAGTCCCATATCTACCGGGACTCTTCGAGGGGGAAGGTGGTCCCTGCTTTATGGCCACCTGCACCGGGCGACACCTGGTAAACGATACGGGCCCTCTGCGCATGCGTAATAGCCTGCCAAAAATCCCAATGCCGTCTAGTCTCGTCCTGTCAACCAATAGTGTCCCAATCTGTCCGCAGATAAAGTCAGAGCGGCGTGGAGAGGGGGTGAGGTGAAGTGGAGGATTACAGACCTGAGAGGCACAGACTGACTGAGggagagtgaagaggaaaaataaacagaaacatgcCGAGGTCTTTCCTGGTGAAGAGTAAACGGGCCCACAGCTACCACCAGCCCCGGTACCTGGACGATGACCACAGTAGACTGGACACTATTCTGGCTCACGCGTGCGCGGGTAGGTTCGTTTGTGCGTAATTACGCACGAAAACGATTGAATTTTGCTGGTTAAAATGgaaattattaacattaaatcAAAGTTAGAGGAAAAACACTAGTTGCACAGTCAGAATAAGTCAGTTTACACgttctcctcttctgtcattAGAAACCAAATCTCAGGTGGAGTTTGAGTCCAGTTTGGAACCACAGGAGGACGTGAGCGCCGGCGCTGACAGACTGTCCCCCGGGTCCAGGCTGCTGTCCCCGGGGTCACTGTCCTCCAGCTCTCCGCTGAGCTGCGGAGGCTCCGTGTGTGACCGATCCTCAGACTGTGATTTCTGGCGTCCCccgtctccctcctcctcaccaggTCTGCTCAcatcaaccttttttttttcctacagtttttttttttttttagaagtgtCAGAGGAGAATTAGAAGCAAACGTTGTTCgtgttgtgtctgtttgaccTGTCAGGATGTCATGATTATTAGACCTATGAGATCTAAGAGTAGCTAAAATCTTTAAAACATGTTACTCATGGTATAGTTTTGATAATAATGAAGGAAGACAAAGATCAAGGTCATTAACTATCACGATTTGGGATTTGATTGTTAATTGATAGATTTGTTTTAtcttcatttattaattaattaatttcactGACAAACACGTTGTCAGTCTGTAGTTATTGTAAGTACTTTTTGcagacaaaaatatatttgatgtaGAGAATGTGCGGTTCAAGTTCTGATGCGGGGACTTGAGGGTTTCGGTTGTTTATTATagactgtcattattattattacgcACGTCACGTAGCCATTTCCAGTGCGGCCCGGTGCAATTTTCAAATGGTCTTTTGAAATCAGGCCATAAACAGCAAATCTCACTCATCAGTGAGCACATCCACTCACTCACACCACATCCAAATGAATCCCCAGATTCAGGGAAATGCTCCACTCCAGCTGCGGAGGACGGTCACCACTTCAACATCCCCCTCTTTCCTTACTCCTGGTCAGCGTACTCCGGCTCTGAGCTGAGGCATCTAGTCCAGGGACAGTACCACCACCATCAGCGCCTCCAGGGCCACAGGGAGCCTCACTCACCCGTCAGTATCTACGGGGCGGAGGACAGCGGCACCGAGCCGCTTTACGCGCAGCGGGGCCCAGCGGCCGGGTGCTACCAGGATTATTCTTCAACGGCCCAACAGATCCGCAGGATGCGGGACGCGGAACAGCTGTACGTGGATGTAAAGCACAAGCCCCGCGGCGCCGAAATCAAGTCTGAGAATGATTTCATCTGTTCTAACTTCGAGTCGAGCGGATCCTATAAGTGCATTAAATGTTGCAAGGTACGTTTCTCCGTTTTAGTTTCCAAAATCATAGCAGCTGAATTTGCAGTGATGTTGCTGATTTTACTGACGTTTTAAGACGTTTTTTATTCATATGTCTTAAGCTATTTCAACCATGGCAGATTTGtggatattctttttttttttcaatgtttatttctattttgagATTGCTTTCGAAGTATCGAAGTTAAAGTGTCATTCATCTCCCTGAAGGTGTTCTCCACACCTCACGGTCTGGAGGTTCACGTGCGGCGGTCGCACAGCGGGACGAGGCCGTTTGAGTGCGGGGTCTGCGGGAAAACCTTCGGACACGCAGTGAGCCTGGATCAGCACAGAGCGGTTCACTCGCAGGtacagaccccccccccccgactaTTGCATAAGTCGCTGTGTAAACACAAAGGCCTCTGGGCCCCACATCCTGGACGCAAAGGCTCCGGATGAGCCACCGCAACGTccaaaaaaatcagtgtgtgtttttgaggcCTGCTGTATTTCTGCAGTTAAATCTAATGTGTCGGGGCCTCCCGCACTCAcactttaatttgttttaaaggAGAGGAGCTTCAGCTGTAAAATCTGCGGCAAAAGCTTCAAGCGCTCATCCACCCTGTCCACGCACCTGCTCATCCACTCGGACACGCGGCCTTATCCGTGCCAGTACTGCGGGAAGAGGTTCCACCAGAAGTCAGACATGAAGAAACACACTTTCATCCACACAGGTGAGGCACCGTGAACTGAAAATCATCATTAATTTTTTAAACGCTTCGCCTTGCGTAATGcgttaaaaaaaactgtgattttcGCAGGTGAGAAGCCGCACAAGTGTCAGGTGTGCGGGAAGGCCTTCAGCCAGAGCTCCAACCTCATCACgcacagcaggaaacacacaggctTCAAACCTTTCGGCTGCGACCTGTGCGGGAAAGGGTTTCAGAGGAAAGTGGACCTGAGGAGACACAAGGAGACGCAGCACGgattgaaatgaaaacagacgaCGACGATTTGAAATGAAATCCTGCACTTTGACTGTACTGACTGTGCACGTGGATGGAtcgtgttttattttattttattaaattgtattgtttgttgcattttgctctttttcttaCTGTTAAATGTAGTTAATTATTTAGCCTGAGATATTCTGGTTGATTTTATggaaataaaagtttatttatCGAGTGTGTTTTGAAATTGGTCATTTTACAAATCAGCTGTGAACACTGGGACAGAATATTTTCCAAGAATTTCATGAATGGATTATCACTTTTAATGTATTATATTAAAGTGGAAATCAGCTTTTTAGATTTAGTCGTTTGTTAGATTTACAAtcagaaattaaatattaactttagAAGCTCGTTGTCAGATTTATCAGTTAGAAATTAACAAGACTCTGTTTTCAATCTGTCCACATTTAATTTCTTGATAAATTATAAGAAAACGcttctcataattttgacttaaaTCCACaatctacatttaaaaaaacggaatatatatatttctaaatCCCTTCTCGGCCTCCGGCCACTGATTGTACGTTGTGAAAAACGAGAAGCTGTGTTAAGCCATGCAGACCATCAATCACATCCCCAATCTGCCTGACAGGTCAAAGTTATATCTGCACTATTAAATAGAAAAACGTTTCGTTGCGCGCGCCACCTGGTCAAAACCAAATATTTTCAGACACATGCACTGTTAACATACCCATATAACAAATTACATTATGGTGCCATAAAGCCTCATGCGAAGGAAGTCTGGAGAAAATAGCGTCACTTTTATTACAGCGGGAGTTAGTAGCGTGTCCACATGGCGTTCTTCACTGGGAAAAGCTGGGTGTGATTTATTTGGCTCTGCAGAGGTTAAACATCCACAGCTCTGCAACTTCAAGGATCTGATTTGCTGCGTACCTCACCACAGattgtgtacatacagtaaagcAGCAGTCTCCACTCCTACATCCTACATCAGTTTGTGGTGAGACGGAGTTTCTGTCAGTGTTAACCacataaaacaaccacacagaAGGATTCAAGCTTTAACGGTTATtacaactacatttattttgaaaaataaacattatagTAAACATCtgatacacacatactcagtCAGagctcctgtgtgtgtattcagtatTCACATGTCCATAcctgattctctctctctctctctctctgtgtgtgtgtgtgtgtcagtgtgttgggGTTTTGAACAGCCGGACTAAGTTCAACAGATCATGCTCCTGTAGACAGAGTTCCTCCATCAACGTCTTCAGATACTGCACCGAGGCTGTCGTCTCCAAGGCCTCTCGCACCACCAGAGACACCTCTGAcaacctgaaacacaaaacacacaaaaaactataCACATCTACACACTGACCAGGTTGTGACAAACTCAATGCATGCtcataaatgttatttaatctTTGATAAACATACAAGGACACACTTTAACACTGATGATAAAGACTGTCCTAAAACTAAATTGTTCCAGTGGACAATGTAAAGTTATTATTAAGCTCTTATGTTCTTGTTCTAACCACATGTAGTTGTATAAGAAAGCGGGTTTACTGAGTCATATGGATACTTTTGCTGAGTAAAACACAGATCAAGTCTTTTAAAAATCAGAGTAGCGGCATGTACTGGATTCATGGGGGTTCAAGTTCTTACTCAGCAAAGTTATCCAGATAACTCAGTAAATCTGCTTAGTGGAACAAACATCCTGCTCACTGCTTAATGGGTTTACATGAcagttaaatgataaaaaagtAAACAGACTCCATGAAGCCCTGACTCACCCAGTAAtatcagagctgttttaaaggaGAGGGTCTAGAAAGACTTCAGTAATATCTTCACCTCATGCAAGAGAAATTATAATCTATATGTCTGTTAGTCTTTTAAGATCTTTGTAAACCTACAACATTTTAATAATGCCAGCAACACAGCGCTGGCTAAACGTTCACACACCCTTAaccaagtgtgtgttttatctgcaAGTGTGTCTCAGGCTGCACATGCACAATAAGCCTGGAGTGTGTGGTGCAATGCAGTCTAATGCAACAGCCCGACAACAATCGATTCTGCCCTCGTGAAAGTTAGAGCTTAGTCTACAGTGTTTTagagaggtgctgattcaacaTCAGGAGCtctttggaggctgcagtttgtggtgcagGTACATTGTGCTGCGTAAAAGTGAGAGGTGTTTCTGATATTTTGTCCATCCCATTTATACAAATCAGTGTAGAGATAATAGAACATAATCAGTTAGAGATCATTTTATAATCAgttgatataaaataaaatggataaTTCCACTTGTGTGCTTACTGCCTTTATTCACAAGGTAAAGAGTTAAAAAGATGACCCATCTCTACACAAGAGGtacttttaatttgtccaaCCAGTTGCACAGTCTCTAAATCCTGACTAAATCAAGCAGCTTTAGGACGAGGTAGAAGTGGAGGCTAACAGTGTTTAGTGTATTAAATCAGCAAAGACCAACATCACTGTGTAAAGATTGTTTATCTCCAGCTCTAAATCCACTGTTTGCAACCTTCTAGCTGATCTCCTCTACTACCATCCCCCACCTGCTCCTCTACCTGTCCTGTCTACCTGTGTGGAGGTGCGCTGCTGGTTAATCTCCGGTTCACCCCGGGGTCTAGTGTTGCAGGGGGGGCATCCATTATTCAGCTGGCCTGAACAATAGAGGCCAGACTAGCTCCACAGCTGCCATGCAGCAGATAGATAAGACAGCACACCAAATTATTCATGATGGAGAAATGGAAGGATGGAGAAGCTTGAAGTTaaataggaactaatgaaatcATAGAGTACCAATGGAACATGTGGCAAAGAGAATAAATGTTTCCAAAGGAGCTGATTGTctcagacaaataaaatgaaactaacAGTTAAAATTGCACTGATGATCAGCTGTCATATGGTTCAACAATAACACGcaataaatacatgttattGAGTGTTTTTATCGGTTAGATAAAATCAAATCTTAAAATCAGTGGTTTTAAACATTTACCTCTCAACATTACAGAACACCTACAATCAGGTCAAAGCCACAACGAACAGATGACAAAtctaatctgtttgttttgttgttgttgtttttacccACATAGGTTCAGAAACGGTTTCATTACAACCCAaactttagtttttttcttgATTCAATTTCCTGAACATCACAGAGTATTTCTGTCAGATAATTAtgtaaaatctttttattttattcaaagtTATTTAATACAACACAAACTACCTCACTTTATTATATTtcttcaaaaacaacaaaagacttTATCCATAATCATTTCAAAGTCCATTACAAGCCTGATCATTTTTATGTAATGCAGTTTCATTAGAGTTTGCAGTCACAAGACTCCTTTGTTTTAAGAGTGATTGATTTGTGTTACCTACTGTACCTCATACTGCACAACACTTACTCTATTCTTTTGTTAAGTTCAAGAGAGCACACAATGTAAATTATGATACTGATGCAAACTGACCCTGGGCCAGTGAGGGAGTCATAAATCAGAGTCAGCCGAGCATCAGGTGAAAGTTTTCCCAGCCAGGGCGATTTAAAGTGCCCATTTTGCCTGAATGTATACAGAGGAactattgtgtgtgtatgtgtgtgtttaacttgAAAGTGTGCAAGGCTGCTTGTGTGTGCCTTCTGTCCTGCATCACGGATCTGGAGAGGGGCAATCAGGTAGAGATAAGGCTGTGAGGCGTCTGTGTGTACTCAGATGGGAGCAGCACGGAACTGTCCatgaactacacacacacacacacacacacaaccacagacacagatacacacacaaacagatgcacagacacagccacagacacagacagacacagacacacacacacagaccatatGGCATGGGCTAAACAATGCCACACCATACAGCATTTCGTCTGATGCATCGTGAAGCTTTGAAGCTAAAAGTGAATCCAAGTCACAGTTaggaaatgtttcttttttgtttgagGAACAGGACAGTTCtgtaaaaatactgataaaCTGTTATACTATAACACCAAGATATTATAGTTTTAGTTCCAATTTACACATCATGATTATTTTACCTGTTTATGTCTTGCATCTACTAAAGTATTCAATTAACTGTAGCTTACCCTTTACAAGTTACATGTAAAACACACTTTCTCCATGTTCTGACTCACAAACAGttgtgcacacacagtcagtgagtTTGCTGATAGGGTGTATTTCATAGGAAACAATGGTCCTTgattttcttgtcatatgttttttttgtctcgCTACTTTCTTCTGTGACTCGGCCAGCTGAGGAGCAGGTTCTCCAGCTGTCATGGTGCATCCTCTTTAATACTGGagtgactgacactgacactaacacacacacacacacacacacacactcacacacacacacacagtgaacttACAGATGTAGAAGAACCACAGCTATGAGGGTCCACTCTGGAGTTTTGTGGATGATGTTTGTGTTGGTGAACCTGTGGTGTTGAGAATAAGACAGAGTGAGTAACAGATGAGTGCTGCAGAGCAAGCTGCCAGTAAGATGTATGTCATGTAATGgagtttgtctttgtgctggAGAGAAATCTAACCACAGTAAAtctattaaaatacacacagttaacTCTTGATTTGAGCAAACTCCTTTGGGcaggtgtcaaaaaaaattcACCAGATTCTGATGATAAGCAAACtaggaaaacaaatgtgtaCCAGGCCGGACCaaacatcacaaacactgcCTGTAATAGTGCAGTGATGTATGCTGGTCTGACAGCACTGTGTATATTCTCTGGCTTCGGCCTCTTGTCAGCAGGGCCTCTTGATGGCACAAAGAGAATTCCTGGAAGCAGGACTCTGGAGGTGTTACTCCGCTGCCTGTTCGGCTTTTAAATCACTGACACATTTTAATAGCAATCCTGTTGAAAACATCCTAACCAGCCAATGGGAATACGCAATATGTCTGACAGGACCTGTTCAATTCAGGAacaagttttaaaatatttttaattaagtaTTACACTGACTACTACTGGGAAAGAAGCTATTTCTATTATGTAACAAATGCTACTTTAAAATGCTACAATGTTccagtaaaaataataatagaggAGAGAAATGACAGATTCTTATAGAAGTTTTAACATGACACAggagtaaataataaaatcaatgaactccatttagctgcttcaatTTCAGGGTCTTGGTGTTGTGCATGTCAGCTCACTGTCACAGCTTATTGAGACATGAATGCAACTGAGTCACCATTCATGTTAACAACCTGTGCTTTTCCaactgtgacaagtcaaaatgtctgctgtgaaaaaggcccaATATCATTGGTTCGTGAAGTTTGGTGACCTCATGTATTTACAACATAGCTCCGCCCACCGTCAACCTGAGTTCAGGTCTAATTATCctaaagtggtgacacctgtgTAG
The DNA window shown above is from Lates calcarifer isolate ASB-BC8 linkage group LG4, TLL_Latcal_v3, whole genome shotgun sequence and carries:
- the gfi1aa gene encoding growth factor independent 1A transcription repressor a encodes the protein MPRSFLVKSKRAHSYHQPRYLDDDHSRLDTILAHACAETKSQVEFESSLEPQEDVSAGADRLSPGSRLLSPGSLSSSSPLSCGGSVCDRSSDCDFWRPPSPSSSPDSGKCSTPAAEDGHHFNIPLFPYSWSAYSGSELRHLVQGQYHHHQRLQGHREPHSPVSIYGAEDSGTEPLYAQRGPAAGCYQDYSSTAQQIRRMRDAEQLYVDVKHKPRGAEIKSENDFICSNFESSGSYKCIKCCKVFSTPHGLEVHVRRSHSGTRPFECGVCGKTFGHAVSLDQHRAVHSQERSFSCKICGKSFKRSSTLSTHLLIHSDTRPYPCQYCGKRFHQKSDMKKHTFIHTGEKPHKCQVCGKAFSQSSNLITHSRKHTGFKPFGCDLCGKGFQRKVDLRRHKETQHGLK